A region of the Amycolatopsis sp. cg13 genome:
TTGTAGCTGGTCTCGTAAATGATCGCGGCGCTGTCGTTGTTCTCGATCAGGTTGCCCTCGATCAGGAAGTCGTTGTTGTTAGTGTCGGCCCACAGCCCGGTGCCGCGGTTGTCGTGCACCCAGTTGCCGACGACGTCCGCGCCGTCCACCGCCCAGAACTTCATACCGCCGGTGCAGCCGCACTCCGGGACCTTGGACTCCCAGTTCCCGGTGTTGTTGCCGGTGATCTCGGTGCCACGCAGCACGAGCCCGGTCACGACGGCGTTGCCGGAGTAGGCGTTCAGGCCGTACTGGCCGTTGCGCCGCAGGCAGCTGTCGAGGATCTGCTGCTTCGGCCCGGCCATCAGCCCGGCCCCGTCGTTGTCCTGCACGGTCAGGTGCTGGATGACCCAGCCCTGGCCCGAATCGTGGTTGACCACGCCCTCGTCGCGCGGCGCGGTGAAGCCCTGCACGGTGAACGATTCGAGCCGGACGTCCTTGGCCGGGCCGGCGAAGGCGTACCGGTTCTTCTTGCGCCCGTCGAACACCGCGCCGGGAGCGCCGAGGTAGACGTCGCCGTCCTTCGGCTGCACCTGGGCGTACTCGTCGTCGGTGAGCCGGTGCGTGCCGGGCGCGAGCCAGAACGTGGTGCCCGCCGGGGAATTCTTCGTCTTGGTCGACAAGTCGTCCACCACGGCCGGATCCACCTGGACGGCCCCGGCGGGCGCGGTCGCCGGGCCCGCCGGCGCGTGATCGCAGACCGCGGCGACCGGGCCCTGCGGCGTAGTCGATCCGGCGACCGGAGCGGGCGCGGCTCCGGACGAACTGCACGAAGCCAGCGCGAGCGGGAGCAGCGCTCCCAGCAGCGGCACCAAAATCCTTCGCACGGTGGATCCTCTCGACATCAGGGCAAGCGGAGCACGGTGGTCAGCGGCCCGGTGACGGGACCGGAGCCGATCAGCGTCGTGGCGGGTTCACGGCGGCCGAACCCGGGCGAGTACCAGCCCAGCGGCGGATTCGTCTCGCCTCGGTGCGCGGTCCAGGCGAGCTGCGACGGCAGTTCCAGCGTCGCGGTACGGCCGGGCCAGGTGAGCTGCGCGGTGTTTCCCTCCAGCTCGACGGACAGGAGCGGACCGAGGTGGAAGGCGAGTTTGGCGGAACCGCCGCCGGTTACCTCGTCGACCACGGTCAGCGTCCGGCCGGACAGCTCGACGGTGCGGCGGTGCAGTGCCGGGGCGTAACCGTCGTGTTCGGCCTGCCATTGGGTGGGCGTCGAGGCGAGGGTGCGCGAGTTGGCGTGCCGCGTCCACAGGAACGGGCCGCCGGAAGTCGATTGGTCGACACCGTCGAGCTGCAGCGTGTTGTGGCCGAGCGTGGAGCGGAAGTACGCGCGCCACTCGGGTTCGCCGTGGTAGCAGTACGTTCCCGGGTCGGCGAGGATGTCGACGCCGTCGTGCCGGACCTCGATGGACAACGCGTCGGCGTGCGCGTGCGCGGCGATGGCGAGGAAGCCGTGCGGACCGCTGTCGCATCGGCACCAGATCTCCGGACCGTTGTCGCTGCGCAGGATGGTCATGCCCGCGTCCGAGAAAACCGGGCGCTCGCGGGAGTTGTCGAGTTGCGGCACCCGGGAGCGCAACGCGGCGAACAATGCGGTGCGGACGTCGTCGTCGGGCAGCTTCGGCCACCACTCCGCGCGGCCGAACAGTGCGTCGCCGGTGGCCAGAAGCGAATGCCAGCGGTCCGTCTCCGGTCCGTCCACGATCAGGCCGTAGCCGTCGTCGGCGTCGCCTTGGCGCGGCGGGCGTCCGGCACAGTCCACAATGGCCGCGAGGGCGTCGCACATCGCCCTTAGTTCCAGCCAGGTCGAGCGCGGCAGCCGCGGTCCGGCTTCCAGCGCGGCGGCGAGGCCCAGTTCCAGCACGAGACCGTGGTACTCCGTGGCCAGCTCGCGGTTCAGCCCGGAGGTGAAGGTGTTTGCCCGCAGGTGCGAGTCCAGCGAGCGGACTGCGGTGGCCCCCCAGCGAGCGGACTCCGGGAACCAGTCGAACGCGCACGACGCCGCCAGCTGTCCGGCGGCTTCGGCGAGCACGTGGTTGTTGGCCGACGTGCCCCGGCTCGGGAACGCCGCGAGCCACCGCTGGTGGTGCCAGATCTGCCGCAACGCTTCGGGGTTGTCCTCGAACAGACCGGACGCGCCGGACCAGCCGTCCAGCAACCGGCGTACCCACACCCAGGACAGCAGCCGGATGCCCAGCTCGATCCCGCTCAGCCAGTGCACGCCGCGCATCGGCGGATTGGCCGCCCACCACGACTTCAGGTGATCAGCCACGCGGTGCGCGTAACGGTCGTCGCCGGTCACCCGGTACGCCGCGGCCAGCACGGTCAGATGCTGATGCCGCGAGGGTTCCCAGATCTGCTTGATGTCGCCGATCGCGTTCTCGTCCCGGTACGGAATCTCGAACGAGTACCGGTCCCCCGGCGCGCGGCGGCCGGTCTTCGGATCGAACGCCCAATCCGGCGCGACGAGGTCGTCCCGCGCCACTCCGAAGTACTCGGCGTGCCCGTCCATCAGCCGATCCGCCGCCTCGACCAGCCTCTCCCGGCCGGTCGTGGGCACCTCCGGTTCAGCAGGCCAGGCTGGGAACGTCCGGGTCGCTGACCAGGTCGGCTGTCGCTGGGATTCGCCGCGCCACCGCTGTTTGCGCACGACGTCGCCGACGCGGCCGACGATCTCCGCCGGTCCCATCGCGGACAGCCGGCGCAGGTACCAGGACGGGTCCATCACTGCTCCAACCGCACCGGCGCGCCGGTTTCGAGGCTGCGGTGCACAGCCAGGGTCGCCAGCGTCGTGGACACCAACGAGTCGAGGCTGATCGGCATCGCGACGCCGGTCTTCAACGCGGTGATGAACGCGTCCAGTTCGGCCTGCTGGCCCTTGTCGCGCGCCTTCGGCAGCCGCGAGCTGGTCCAGCGCTTGCGCCCGAACACCGAGGCGCGGACGAAATCGTCGAATTTCAGCACCTTGCCGTCGGCGAGCACCTCCAGCGTTTCCTTGGGAAACGCCGTGCTGCCGCTGGTGATGTAGCTGATCGTCGCGGTCGAACCGTCGGCGTAGCGCAGCAGCACCTGCAGGTCGTGGTTGCCGGGAGTGCCGGTGGCGTAGACCGAAACCGGGTCGCTGCCGAGGAACCAGCTGACCGTGTCGATGAAGTGCCCGCCCTCGCCGACGAACCGGCTGCCCTCGGAATCAGCTTGGTTGTACCAGCTGTTCGCGTCCAAGCGGCCCGCGTTGACCAGGTACCGCACCGAAGCCGGGCCGACGCGCGGGCCGAACTGGTTCTTCGCCTCGACCAGCAGCGGCGCGAACCGGCGGTTGAACCCGACCTGCAGCCGGTTGTTGCCCGATTCCGCGACCGCGTCCACGATGCCGCGCAATTCCTTCTCCGACAACGCGAGCGGCTTCTCCACGAAGACCGCCTTGCCCGCCAACAGCGCCCGCCGCGTCAGCTCCGCGTGCGAGCTGTGCCGGGTCACCACGAAGACCGTGCTGACGTCGTCGTCCTCCAGCAGCGCGTCGACGTCGGTGCTGGCTGCGACGAAACCGAACTTGCGCTTCGCGTTGGCCCCGGAGAGCGCTGAAGTGGTGACGACGTCGGTGAGCAGCACCCGTTCGTCCCCGGCCAGGTGCGGCAGGATCATCGAGGACGCGTAGTTGCCCGCACCGATGAACCCGATCCGCAGCCACTGCAACGGATCCGTCCGCTTGTCGACGATCGGAGCCGCCGGAACCGCGGTCACCACGCTTTCGTCCTCGGCGGGCGGCGCGTCGGGGTAGCGGAACAGCACCGCGACCGCCTTCAGCTCGCCCTCGTTGAGCGCCCGGTAGGTCTCGACGGCCGCGGAGAAGTCCGCGGTGTGGCTGATCAACGGCGTCACGTCGAGCTTGCCCCGCGCGGCCAGGTCGAGGAAGCACTCCAGGTTGCGCCGTTCCGTCCAGCGCACGTAGCCGATCGGGTAGTCGCGCCCCTCCAGCTCGTAGGCCGGGTCGTAGCGGCCGGGCCCGTAGGAGCGGGAGAACCGGACGTCGAGTTCCTTTTCGTAGTAAGCGTTCCACGGCAGGTTCAGCGAGATCTTGCCGATGTCCACCACCCGGCCGCGGTCGCGCGCGAGCCGCGCGGCCAGCTCCACCGGATCGTTCGACGCCCCGCCCGCGGCGAGATACACCTGGTCCACGCCGTGTCCGCCGGACAGCTCGGCCACCGCCTGGTCGATCTCGCCGGACGCCGGATGCCCGCAGGCGAGCGCGCCCAGTTCCCGCGCGAGTTCGCAGCGCTGCGCGTCCGGGTCCACGCCGACGACACGCGCGCCGGTCGCCACCAGCAACTGCACCACCAGCTGCCCGATCAGGCCGAGCCCGATCACCAGCGTGAGGTCGCCGAGCTGCGGTTCACCGCGCCGGACGCCCTGCATCGCGATCGCGCCGACCGTCGCGAACGCCGCCTGCCGCGGCGAAAGCCCGGCCGGCACCTTCGCGTACAGATTCTTCGGCACCCAGTTCAGCTCGCTGTGCAGCGCGTGCTCGTTCCCGGCGCACGCCACGAGGTCGCCGACCACGACGTCGTCGATGCCCTCGCCGACCTGCTCGACCACACCGCACAGCGAATAGCCCAGCGGCGTATAGGAATCGAGCTTCCCGGACACCTTGCGATACGTCGCGGCGAGCCCGTTCGTCGCGACGCTCTGCATGACCTTCGCGACCTGGTCCGGCCTCGACCGGGCCTTGCCCAGCAGCGACATCCCGGCCTCGGACACCTTCATCATCTCGGTGCCGGTCGAGATCAGCGAGTACTGGCTGCGGACCAGCACGCCGCCCGGTTTGCACGCCGGCACCGGGACGTCGAGCAGGGCCAGCTCGCCGCTCTTGTAGTTCTGCACTACCTGTTTCACTGGACTCCTAGCCGCTCGCCGCGGAGGGCCCCGCGGTACCAGTACTCGAGGGTCAGCACGTGCCAAAGGTGTTTCGCGCGGTCCTCGCGCCCGGCGGCGTCCTCGGCCACCAGCTTGCGCAGGGCGTCGCGCTGCAGGAAACCGGACTCGACCAGGACGCCGTCCTCGATGACCTCCCGCACCAGCGGCGCGAGGTCCCGGCTCATCCACGCCCGCAGCGGCGCGCTGAACAGGCCCTTCGGCCGGTACACGATTTCGTCGGGCAGGATCGCCGTGGCCGCCTTCTTCAACGCCACCTTGCCTTGCCGCCCGGCGATCTTCTCCCGGCCGGGCACCCGGAACGCGGCCCGGACCACTTCAATGTCCACAAAGGGCGTTCGCACCTCGGTGGAAGCGGCCATTGTGGACCGGTCGGTGTAGGTGAGATTCAAGCCGGGCAAGAACATCCGTGCGTCGGCGAGGCACATCCGGTTGACCTGGTCGGTCAGCTTCGTGTCGTAGTAGATGTCGGCGTGCTCGGTGAGCACATCGTCCACTTCGGACTTGAGATCCGGCGAGACCAGGTCGAGCAGCTCCGCCCGGTCGTACATGGTGTAGCTGCGCCGGAACGCCGTTTCCTCCGGAAGGTCCGCAAAGGACAGAAACCGCTTCGCGAACCGCACCGACCGGTAGCCGCGCGTGGACGACGCGACCGGCAGCCGATCGACCGCCGCCCCGATCGCCCGGCGCGCCACGCCCGGCACCCGCCGGTACCGCAACGCCAGCAGGTTCGCCAAATGCTTGCGGTACCCGGCGAAAAGCTCGTCGGCACCCATCCCGGACAGCAGCACCTTCACGCCAGCCTCGCGCGCGGCCGAGCAGATCAGGTACGAGTTGATCGCCGCCGGGTCGCCGATCGGTTCGTCCAGGTGGTGCGTCATCCGCGGCAGCAGATCCTGGACGTCCGGCGCGATCTCGATCTCGTGCAGATCCACGCCGAACTGCCGGGCGACGATCCGGGCGTACCGCAGGTCGTCCGGCATTGCCTCGAATTTCGCGTCCTCCGGACGGAAACCGATCGTGTAAGCCGAAATCCCCGGCTGCTCGCGTGCGGCCAGCGCGGTGAGGTAGCTGGAGTCGAGGCCGCCGGAAAGAAAGGTCGCCACTGGGACGTCGGACAGCAGGTGCTTGCGAGTGGAATCCTCAACGACCGCGTGCAAATCGACCTCGCCGCGATACGCCGCGCCTTCCTCGGCGACTTCGCGCAGCGACCAGTAAGCACCGGTGTCCGTGCTGCCGTCCGGCCGGAATCGCAGCCAGGTACCCGGCGGCAGCTTCTCCGCTTCGCGGTAAGCGCACCGGCTGTCCGGGACCCAGTAGTACAGCAGCGACGCGATCATCGCCGCCTGGTCCACGTTCAAGGTGTCGCCGAGTTCGCGTGCCAGCGCCTTCAGCTCCGACGCGAACACGACCCCGCCTCCGCGACGTACGAAGAACAGCGGCTTGATGCCCAACTGGTCGCGCACCAGCACCAGCTCACCAGTGCGTTCGTCGTACACCGCGAAGGCGAACATCC
Encoded here:
- a CDS encoding right-handed parallel beta-helix repeat-containing protein, which produces MSRGSTVRRILVPLLGALLPLALASCSSSGAAPAPVAGSTTPQGPVAAVCDHAPAGPATAPAGAVQVDPAVVDDLSTKTKNSPAGTTFWLAPGTHRLTDDEYAQVQPKDGDVYLGAPGAVFDGRKKNRYAFAGPAKDVRLESFTVQGFTAPRDEGVVNHDSGQGWVIQHLTVQDNDGAGLMAGPKQQILDSCLRRNGQYGLNAYSGNAVVTGLVLRGTEITGNNTGNWESKVPECGCTGGMKFWAVDGADVVGNWVHDNRGTGLWADTNNNDFLIEGNLIENNDSAAIIYETSYNAIIRNNTIRRNNLLDGRAHADRGDPFPAATIYISESGGEPRLKARTSNLEISGNMLQDNWNGIILWENADRFCNSPANTSSGSCTKLVPNVSTCSAPAISQKPLYSDCRWKTQRVVVQHNQFTLNSKVLGCEEVCGRMGVLSNFGSYPNWSPYQGAVIQQAITFQQDNSWHDNAYAGPWTFVAKEMSNIVGIGEWQSAPYHQDANSSYKPNGG
- a CDS encoding alginate lyase family protein encodes the protein MDPSWYLRRLSAMGPAEIVGRVGDVVRKQRWRGESQRQPTWSATRTFPAWPAEPEVPTTGRERLVEAADRLMDGHAEYFGVARDDLVAPDWAFDPKTGRRAPGDRYSFEIPYRDENAIGDIKQIWEPSRHQHLTVLAAAYRVTGDDRYAHRVADHLKSWWAANPPMRGVHWLSGIELGIRLLSWVWVRRLLDGWSGASGLFEDNPEALRQIWHHQRWLAAFPSRGTSANNHVLAEAAGQLAASCAFDWFPESARWGATAVRSLDSHLRANTFTSGLNRELATEYHGLVLELGLAAALEAGPRLPRSTWLELRAMCDALAAIVDCAGRPPRQGDADDGYGLIVDGPETDRWHSLLATGDALFGRAEWWPKLPDDDVRTALFAALRSRVPQLDNSRERPVFSDAGMTILRSDNGPEIWCRCDSGPHGFLAIAAHAHADALSIEVRHDGVDILADPGTYCYHGEPEWRAYFRSTLGHNTLQLDGVDQSTSGGPFLWTRHANSRTLASTPTQWQAEHDGYAPALHRRTVELSGRTLTVVDEVTGGGSAKLAFHLGPLLSVELEGNTAQLTWPGRTATLELPSQLAWTAHRGETNPPLGWYSPGFGRREPATTLIGSGPVTGPLTTVLRLP
- a CDS encoding bi-domain-containing oxidoreductase; translation: MKQVVQNYKSGELALLDVPVPACKPGGVLVRSQYSLISTGTEMMKVSEAGMSLLGKARSRPDQVAKVMQSVATNGLAATYRKVSGKLDSYTPLGYSLCGVVEQVGEGIDDVVVGDLVACAGNEHALHSELNWVPKNLYAKVPAGLSPRQAAFATVGAIAMQGVRRGEPQLGDLTLVIGLGLIGQLVVQLLVATGARVVGVDPDAQRCELARELGALACGHPASGEIDQAVAELSGGHGVDQVYLAAGGASNDPVELAARLARDRGRVVDIGKISLNLPWNAYYEKELDVRFSRSYGPGRYDPAYELEGRDYPIGYVRWTERRNLECFLDLAARGKLDVTPLISHTADFSAAVETYRALNEGELKAVAVLFRYPDAPPAEDESVVTAVPAAPIVDKRTDPLQWLRIGFIGAGNYASSMILPHLAGDERVLLTDVVTTSALSGANAKRKFGFVAASTDVDALLEDDDVSTVFVVTRHSSHAELTRRALLAGKAVFVEKPLALSEKELRGIVDAVAESGNNRLQVGFNRRFAPLLVEAKNQFGPRVGPASVRYLVNAGRLDANSWYNQADSEGSRFVGEGGHFIDTVSWFLGSDPVSVYATGTPGNHDLQVLLRYADGSTATISYITSGSTAFPKETLEVLADGKVLKFDDFVRASVFGRKRWTSSRLPKARDKGQQAELDAFITALKTGVAMPISLDSLVSTTLATLAVHRSLETGAPVRLEQ
- the asnB gene encoding asparagine synthase (glutamine-hydrolyzing), with product MCGIAGAYSWPDGGPLTDRLTQCLAHRGPDGDGRYDHREVHLGHRRLSIVDLSETGAQPMTAEGLALTYNGELYNAPELRAELEAAGVRFRGTSDTEVLLRAWREWGTDCLPRLRGMFAFAVYDERTGELVLVRDQLGIKPLFFVRRGGGVVFASELKALARELGDTLNVDQAAMIASLLYYWVPDSRCAYREAEKLPPGTWLRFRPDGSTDTGAYWSLREVAEEGAAYRGEVDLHAVVEDSTRKHLLSDVPVATFLSGGLDSSYLTALAAREQPGISAYTIGFRPEDAKFEAMPDDLRYARIVARQFGVDLHEIEIAPDVQDLLPRMTHHLDEPIGDPAAINSYLICSAAREAGVKVLLSGMGADELFAGYRKHLANLLALRYRRVPGVARRAIGAAVDRLPVASSTRGYRSVRFAKRFLSFADLPEETAFRRSYTMYDRAELLDLVSPDLKSEVDDVLTEHADIYYDTKLTDQVNRMCLADARMFLPGLNLTYTDRSTMAASTEVRTPFVDIEVVRAAFRVPGREKIAGRQGKVALKKAATAILPDEIVYRPKGLFSAPLRAWMSRDLAPLVREVIEDGVLVESGFLQRDALRKLVAEDAAGREDRAKHLWHVLTLEYWYRGALRGERLGVQ